The Lycium ferocissimum isolate CSIRO_LF1 chromosome 10, AGI_CSIRO_Lferr_CH_V1, whole genome shotgun sequence genome window below encodes:
- the LOC132032723 gene encoding MDIS1-interacting receptor like kinase 2-like, whose protein sequence is MEIGRITQLNALDLSHNHLVGEIPPYLANLKSLVSLNLSHNGLSGHIPEELESLTGLLDAVLSYNELEGPIPNNKAFINASLEGNKGLCGNVTGLQPCERPSSVAKRHKLILITVLPIMGALVLLCAFIGVLFMCDKRRKVRDVERRDDGWISISMLDGKALYRDILNATEEFDATFCIGQGGHGSVYKVNLPSLGNIAVKRLHSSFENTHPKSFMNEVRALIGIKHRNIVNLYGYCSNAQNSLLVYEYVERGSLSSILSNEVESKKLDWLKRVNIIKGVAYALSYLHQDCSPSIVHRDISSSNVLLDSEYEARVSDFGIAKLLEPDSSNCTTLAGTYGYVAPELAYTMKVTQMCDVYSFGVLVLEIIKGKHLGEYITVLANSSTKDHVQLSDLLDERLPYPEDRVKEVLFFIIKLASSCLLETPKSRPTMHFISNRLSSMNPRPPTHVRRAI, encoded by the exons ATGGAGATAGGGAGGATAACTCAGCTTAATGCACTTGATTTGAGCCATAATCATCTTGTTGGAGAAATACCCCCTTATCTAGCCAATTTGAAGAGCTTGGTAAGCTTAAATCTTTCCCACAATGGCCTCTCTGGCCACATTCCTGAAGAACTTGAAAGTTTGACTGGTTTGCTAGATGCCGTGTTGTCATACAATGAGTTGGAAGGTCCAATCCCTAATAATAAAGCTTTTATCAATGCCTCCTTGGAGGGCAATAAAGGTCTTTGCGGCAATGTAACAGGACTCCAACCTTGCGAAAGGCCATCTTCTGTGGCAAAGAGACATAAACTCATCCTCATCACTGTACTTCCTATTATGGGAGCACTAGTACTACTCTGTGCTTTCATTGGTGTTCTCTTTATGTGTgataaaagaaggaaagttagagACGTTGAAAGACGTGATGATGGTTGGATTTCGATATCCATGTTAGATGGAAAGGCATTGTATAGAGATATCTTAAACGCCACAGAGGAGTTTGATGCTACATTTTGCATCGGGCAAGGAGGGCATGGAAGCGTTTACAAGGTAAACCTTCCATCATTAGGGAATATAGCTGTGAAGAGACTTCATTCTTCATTTGAGAATACACATCCCAAAAGCTTTATGAATGAAGTAAGGGCATTGATTGGGATTAAGCACCGAAACATCGTGAACCTCTACGGCTATTGTTCGAATGCACAAAACTCGTTGTTGGTTTACGAGTATGTGGAGAGGGGGAGTTTGTCTAGTATTTTGAGCAATGAAGTTGAGTCCAAGAAATTGGATTGGCTTAAAAGGGTGAATATCATCAAAGGTGTTGCTTATGCTTTATCTTACTTGCACCAGGATTGTTCACCATCGATTGTTCATCGAGACATATCAAGCAGTAACGTTTTGCTTGATTCTGAGTATGAAGCTCGTGTTTCAGATTTTGGCATAGCTAAGCTTCTCGAGCCAGACTCATCCAATTGCACTACACTTGCAGGCACATATGGCTATGTTGCACCTG AGCTTGCATATACAATGAAGGTTACACAAATGTGTGATGTCTATAGCTTTGGAGTATTAGTATTGGAGATAATCAAAGGAAAGCATCTTGGGGAATACATTACTGTACTAGCAAATTCGTCGACTAAAGATCATGTGCAGCTTAGCGATTTGCTAGACGAACGCCTTCCGTATCCTGAAGATAGAGTAAAAGAGGTTTTGTTTTTTATCATCAAGCTAGCAAGTTCTTGTTTGCTTGAAACTCCAAAATCAAGGCCAACAATGCACTTCATCTCTAATAGGTTATCATCAATGAATCCACGTCCACCTACTCATGTAAGGCGAGCTATATAA
- the LOC132034692 gene encoding uncharacterized protein LOC132034692 has product MLKKIFIAAKTLELAGIENEEFAAAPTFSIKQVYLKLRGCHQKVCWRRFVCNNQGSPKWVFILYLALNRRLYTRDRLKKWGITNQVVCPLCGTEPETIDHLFFQCSFSAAVWEKLLMWQGYQRKAMDRTNEVLWMCAQVNGKAAQSQVCRMVVAGSVYILWQERNNRVFQQKERTPEILIRMIVQEVMVRGSLQPRLAYRMAQLDYYPV; this is encoded by the coding sequence ATgctaaaaaagatttttatagCAGCTAAAACGTTAGAGTTAGCAGGAATTGAAAATGAAGAATTTGCGGCTGCTCCCACCTTCTCCATTAAGCAAGTATACCTCAAACTTAGAGGATGCCACCAGAAGGTATGTTGGAGAAGGTTCGTTTGCAACAATCAAGGCTCCCCAAAGTGGGTATTCATACTCTACCTAGCACTTAATAGAAGGCTTTACACCCGTGATAGACTAAAGAAATGGGGCATAACAAATCAGGTTGTTTGCCCGCTATGTGGAACTGAACCGGAGACAATAGACCACCTGTTCTTTCAATGCTCTTTCTCTGCAGCAGTTTGGGAGAAACTACTGATGTGGCAAGGGTACCAAAGGAAGGCAATGGACAGGACAAACGAGGTACTATGGATGTGCGCACAGGTAAATGGAAAAGCTGCTCAATCTCAAGTATGTAGAATGGTGGTTGCTGGTAGTGTCTACATCCTATGGCAAGAAAGAAACAACAGAGTTTTCCAGCAGAAGGAGAGGACACCAGAGATATTGATTAGGATGATAGTGCAAGAGGTGATGGTTCGAGGAAGCTTGCAACCACGGTTAGCATACAGAATGGCCCAACTGGACTACTATCCCGTATAG